The nucleotide sequence TGATACGATTTATAAGACGGATGCTAAAAAGTATTTTGAAATCACTCAAAAAGATGAAAAAAATATATATGAATTTATAAATAATCTTTATAAATCTTTTCTATCTTGCAAAGATAATTTTCCAAACTAAAATTAGATATTATAGCCATATCAGGCTCTTTAGATGATGGTTTTTTAAGCTTTTTTAAACATTCTAACAAAGAAGCGCTATCGCGTTTTACTATATGAAAATTATCTTTATTTGATGAAATATTATAAATTTCTTTTATAACTGGGATATCAGAATATATCACTCCAAGTCCAGCGCTAAGTCCTTCGATAACAACTCTAGGCAATCCCTCATCACTTGAAAATCCAAGGATATAATCGCTCTTTGCATAAATTTCATCCATATTTTTTATAAAACCAAGATATTTTACCTTGCCTTGCTCTTCTAATATCTGAAGCTTTTGGATAAGTTTTTTATCTACTTCGCCTCCTGCAAGATAAAGCTTGACATCATCTCTTTTTAAGCCTAAAAAAGCGTCAAAAACAAGGCTGTGTCCTTTAAGACTTAAGAAATTTGCCGGCATAATGATAGAAATATCAGAATTATCTAAATGTTGATTTGTAGCTAGACCGCTGTAAATGACAGGGTTATAAACGATATTTTTAGAAATTTCCATCTGATTAGCGTAAAAATCATAGGTTGAATTTGAAACACTAATAGCTAAAAAACTAAGCTTTTTTAGTTTAGACAGCTTAAAATCTTCTATTTTTGAGTTCTTTCTTAAATGCTGGATAACTTTTATACCAAGCAAATTTGCAGCTTCATTGTAAGCCAAATTCGTTGAAAAATGGTTGTTGAGATGAACTAAATTTATATCTATTTTTTTATTTAACTCATAACTGCTATTGATATTAGTACCGATATTATTAAATAACTTAATAGCAAAATCAAGATCATTTTTATACAGAACTTTATCCAAAAGTTTTTTTGAAAACAATCTAAGAAGTTCTTTTTTAAATTTACAAATCCTCTTTTTATGCTCAAAATATATGAACTTAGCTCCATAACTTTCTATAATGGAAGATATTTTTTTATCACCAACCATATAATCATTTTCAAAATATACATAAATTTTATACTCATTTTTGCTTGATAAAGCGCCTAAAAGATACAAAAAACTCTTTGTTCCGCCGCCATACTCAAGCCCGGTATCTATAAATAAAATCTTTTTCACATCATCTCTTTTATCATATCAAAAACTTCTTTTGCTTCTATTTGCAACATACAAGCTTGATATTTACAGCTTTTTGCTATGCAAATTTCGCAAGTTCTTTCTTTTTTTATAAATTTATGTATATCGGTGTCAAAATTTGGATTTGAGTTTTTGGGTTCTGCTACGACAAATAACGCTATAGTAGGCGTTCTAAGTGCAGCTGCTATATGTAAAGGTCCTGTGTCTGGAGTGATAAAAATATCAAGCCTGTCTATCAACGCTGCTGCTTCTTTTATACTAAATTTACCAGCTAAATTCAAAACATTTTTACTATCAAGCAGTTTTTCAAGAGAGTCACACATATGTTTTTCACTAGGGCTTCCGGTTAAAACTATTTTTGCGTTAGTGCTACTTAAGATCAAATCCCCAAGCTCTTTCCAACGCTGTAAAAACCACTGCCT is from Campylobacter fetus subsp. testudinum 03-427 and encodes:
- a CDS encoding glycosyltransferase, family 1 (Pfam match to PF00534.16 Glycos_transf_1) yields the protein MKKILFIDTGLEYGGGTKSFLYLLGALSSKNEYKIYVYFENDYMVGDKKISSIIESYGAKFIYFEHKKRICKFKKELLRLFSKKLLDKVLYKNDLDFAIKLFNNIGTNINSSYELNKKIDINLVHLNNHFSTNLAYNEAANLLGIKVIQHLRKNSKIEDFKLSKLKKLSFLAISVSNSTYDFYANQMEISKNIVYNPVIYSGLATNQHLDNSDISIIMPANFLSLKGHSLVFDAFLGLKRDDVKLYLAGGEVDKKLIQKLQILEEQGKVKYLGFIKNMDEIYAKSDYILGFSSDEGLPRVVIEGLSAGLGVIYSDIPVIKEIYNISSNKDNFHIVKRDSASLLECLKKLKKPSSKEPDMAIISNFSLENYLCKIEKIYKDYL